In Syngnathus scovelli strain Florida chromosome 12, RoL_Ssco_1.2, whole genome shotgun sequence, the genomic window acgcacacacgcacactcattaTCTACAAAGTACTTCCTGTTCCTTCGCAAAAAAGCAAGCGCTACATCCATCGTACGTTAGTTAGAaacagttattaaaaaaaatagaaataaaaaatgtacaaCATACACTTGATATATGtagaatatatataatatatataaggtatatttatattatatagatatacatatatatattatatatacttaTATAATGTTCTTatgcatttttttatgtttgttttttacagAGGTAAAAATACTAAGTGTAAAAAAATGGTTCTGATTCAAATACAgggagtcatttttttttttttcctaataacTTCTCAACTTTAATACAAGACAGAAGAGACGATGCGTTCAGGCACTTGTAAATTGGCTCTGAAAGGACACGTAAAAGAGTGGACGGAGAGGaaaaaagacaaacacacactttcCTATTCTGATTGTCTCTCCCCTGATGTTTGACACTACAAATgggatgttgtttttttaacttcttTTTTTCAATCCCGCAGATGCAATGtcgggaggtaaaaaaaaacaccaaggaCACAAAAGCACAGGACGTGGGAGACGGACTCAAGGTAAAAGGACATCCTCAGCCATTCTGGACTTCAACTACAGTAAGTGACATTTCCTTGGCACCTCTATCCGGATGGGAGCTTGACTTCCTAGGTTTTAGTTGAGttaggggggcggggggcacCCTTGTCCTTTTAAACGCTCCAGatgccttaaaaaaaacatttatgtgaAGCATTTGTCAAAATGATTCCAGCAAGAGATGGAACAAAATATTGCAATATATGTAAATACAGCGTCGATATACCAACATCAAATATCAAATACAGTATCAACGTGCTGATATCAGTACAGTATGGCTACACCGATATCTTATTATTACAGAATTTATATGGCATAATCTAGATATGCCAACATGAGATATCGATTTAGTATACTTGAGCCAATATCAGATATTgtacagttgttgtttttctgttaccaaattgagttttttttttttttatatccttaATCACATTAAATAACTACATTTCTTGGAtgtctgcatgttttttttctatagcTTGACTTGGTCACATAGCTAGTAGATACTTCAACATAGATGTCTCACAGTAGCTGTTGCAATGTATcacgactgatttttttttttcaaaatattgaTTGCCGTGTAATTGTATTTTGTACTTAAGGAAGGGATGAATTTAATCGTTGTCATGGTTTTGTCCACATCACTTATGGCGCAGTGCTAGTATTGCTTTTCGCTTAATGTTTGTTCAGATTTGACAAAAACGACACGACGATTTTTTTAAAGCACACAGAAAGCAACGCTAACACTTGTCATAAATGACTCTTGTATTTTGACACCCAAAATGTACAGTATAAATTGAGTTTGTTGGGATTTGTGTTGCTCCTCTAATGTCACCGTTGGTCTGAGCCGATTGTACGCCGCAGGTAAGTCTTGTTCAttatatcttttttattttattttttaagtatAAAAAAAGTTTTCAACCAAGTTTGTCACCACGCTTTGAGTTCTGCGACGGAAATCTTCACTCCAGATTGTTAAGGCAAgtggcagcaaaaaaaaaaaaaaagcatgaattTCTGACGCTCCCAAGAATGGCAGGATTTCCGAATTTGAGTGATTATACTTTTTGAGGCACCTTTTGTAATAATCCTAACAATAATGGGTGAGTGTGACCGGAGGCACCATGAGTGAACCACAAAgccaaaacatttgtttttgttcttcttgtggatcagtacaatgagaaaataaataaaatctttgGGATATTTTGATTGCTAGGAAGTGGCCTCATACTTTTCCGATGTAGTGTTTCGATTGGAACAAGGATGTTGAAATAGGAAAGTTAATAATAGAACAAAGAAAAGAGTACAGTATTCCCCCGCATATTCCTCGAGTTTATTTTTGGAACCGATCATCTGCAGAAAAACTCacatttgctgtttttgtgCTCAGGCCAAAGCCATGTTTCATATAAAAGTATTGCTTTGGTGCCAAGGAACTATTTTGAAGTGACGGGGGCGAGCATCATGTCATCAAGCCGTAGTTCTGTCTAATAGACAAGCAATGCTTtttcgccatcttgtggcatctgttGGCGATTATAAAGCTTTTTAGACGTGCGCCAATTACCGCGGacgtcagcttttttttttgcggcacGGTTCGAGCCTTGTATTCGCGGGGGAACACTGCAATTGAAGTTCTCTGATGACAAAGTCAGTGTACAAAATATAAAGTACCTGCATATGTGATACATATATATTCAgctataaaacaaaaaacaaaaataaaaggccCCCTGAAAAAAAGAGTGCGGTCTCTTGCCCGGAAATGGAGCATGGAGAGACGAGACAAGTGTCTGCCTTTAGGGGTAGCTTATCTTCCCAGGCCTCTTAGAAAAtgcaccagttttttttttttttttttttttttatgactttttGGCTTATATCAATTCCAGGAATTGTCAGGCGATCAAACGAAACCTCAGCGGTTGTCCCCTGTCCTTCCCTGTGCTTGCGTTGGGTTCtggttttttccccctctcagcTGAGGGCCTTATGTCGGCCCCCGCAGCAACCGCATGCCAGGCCCGCCCGGTGGCACGCATTGAGCGgtgggtacaggcagaggcacgGCGCCACCAGAGACAAGCCCAGCAGGGCCAGCCAGCGTGTGCCCAACCGGCCGCCCTCGCCCCCATCGCAGGAGCAGGGATCTGAGTAGTCCCCTTCGGGGTCGGACATGCAGTGGTAGAGCATGGTGTCCGCCAGCCACATGCAGCTGACCCGCCGGACGCATCCCCGCACGGGATCCGGAGCGTCCTGGCACCGGCCTCGCCTGTTCTCCGCCACCGAGAACGCCTCACCGCAGTGTTCGCAGTGGGCCCGCTCCGGGCCCTCCTCCTTGTGGCCCTTCCCGCCGTTGGTGGACAAGGAAGAGCTGGGTAGGAAGGAGCGAGGCTGGCTTGAGACCACGGAAAAGCCCTGGCGGTAGGACCCGCCGTGGTGGCCCTTAACGGCAAAGGGTCCTAGGGCTGGATCGGAGTCCGAGGGCGAGAGGACAGGCGCTAGCGGGTACGTGTAATCGTGCTTATGCGCCTCTGTCTTAGCAAAGTGGACGTAGGATTCTGTGTCGTCCATCTGGATGAACTTGTCGCGCATGGTGGCGTGACGGTAGTCCTCGTAGCCCGTGAGCCAAGAGCGCTCTGACGGGCGTGCGTGGAGACGCTCGCTGACGCGGTCGCCCACCCGCTCCCAGCTGCGCTCGCGTGGGTTGATGCGCACGATTTCCTCATCCTCCTGAAAGGTGACATGGGGAATCCGGGACAAAGGCTGTGGAAAGAGAGAATAGTTTCAACCGGGACGTTGACAGGTTGTAAACAATTACCGGGGTCCTCAGTCTAACTAGTTCTTTAGTTTGTCTTGTCGAGGATGGAACATAAACTCCAACCTGGTCCAGCAGGTAGTGGTCCGATAGCCGGTATGAGTCGTGAAGGTTGTGGTGATATCCCAGCATGCACCTGTGCCTCTGCGGTAGAGGTGAGGACTCGAGCGGCGGCAGGCAGCTCTCCAGCTTCTGGGAGGAGGAGTTGGACGAGCTGTCGGTGGCGTTCTAGGGAAGGGAGGAGGACGACAAACAAACACAGGATGCGTCTGAGAGCTGCGTTGTCATTGGACGCggagaaaaaatacaaaacaaaacaaaaaaaaaaacctgctcgGTCGCCGGACGCCGAGAtttgacaaacaaaaacaggaagGCTCTACTCCGATTGGGGAAAAAACAGGAAAGTACGACTTTGTTTTTCAGTCCTTGGCTTCCTCATTTGGAAACGGGGGCAAACTTTTCAACGCATCTGCCTTGAAACGGAACCGTGAAAAAAGGCAGGTAGTCTTTTAATGGCTTTAGGACGGTTACGGATGTGGTTACCATGGCGATGGAGTCAAAATGTTTTGGGGAATAGTCCCTTAAAGTTTTCGATAGCGCTTGACTTCAATTGAGTCGAACCTCGCTCTTTCGCTAAATTAGCAGACTTGCAAGATGTTCAACCACAAGCACTTTATCagtcttgtttttgttgttttgagttGTCACATGAGCTAAAGATATTAGCGTCAAAGTCAGTGTAtagctttgaaaattgaatGCGTTCAACATCTCTGTCAGTAATGGTTAGTATCTGTCTATTAGCAGGACATCCAGTTTGGGGTCACATCTCTTTAAAAAGGCTAAAAGCTCATTTCGTTGAGAAAAGGCTTTGGCTGGGATTAGCCCGTTCCGATATTTCCCGCAGCTCTCCGGGGAATTATTCTCAACGGGAATTCCCAATGGAAGGTTGCCGAGAAAGCCATTATGGAGCCTCaagtcagtaaaaaaaaaaaccctgcttcTTAAAAATATTATAGACACGATTCCAGGTGTTGACGGGTTTGCATGTTCGATCCACTTTGCTTGTTCATGTCACCCGTATCCTGACCGCCTTCCTGCCTTTCTGCCAAAAGACCGTCAGGGCGCCGCTCCAAGTTAAATCTTGGCCAGACACCACACACGTCTGGCCACGCAGTTTGCGGGCAGATCGATTTCAGGTCAGCCTAGGCAGTCGCAGGCGTGTAGGGGGGTAGGGTATCCATGTCCCAGCTGACAGGCACGTGTTTGGGGATGCGGTCTTTTGTGATGAGAAATAAACGATCAGGATgtgttggtgttggattttggagATCTCAGAATTTGATACAGAAACACTGTCCAGATTTGGTAAACATACGAGCCATGTTTTTCCTGGTTCGATATGGTTTAGCTTGAAGTTTTCTGGAACCTTCTCCAGAAAATGTGCGGACTATTACAAAACATgatgaaaacaatttttttgaaGCAGTGTATCAAACCAACCACCGTAGCCTATCGATGCTATTCATTAGCCTATTTATTGCGTTGGGTTAGCGTCATGTGTTAGCGGAAGGCAAAGTTGTGGTTCTTAAATACATGTTTTATATTTAGTATGATGGCAACCTTTGAAAGGGAGTGGTATTATATAGCTTGAAGAATTGCTCGTTCGCCACCAAattactaaaataaaataaaatcatttggtCTCAAGACGCCACTGTACTAGCGGGGCTTACTAGCTTAAAAGCGACATCCATTTAAAACACTGTTTCTCGCATGACACATCTGTTTTAGCCACGGTGTCATTTTCACCCCTCGGAAGTTATTCCTAAGAATGATCACACG contains:
- the LOC125978923 gene encoding sprouty-related, EVH1 domain-containing protein 2, whose protein sequence is MIEEETHPNDDSYIVRVKAVVMTRDDSSGGWLAQDGGALSRVGVCRLRPPELPQLPPSGSSQFLIRGERLRDKQVIMDCPLRKDLVYTIATPTFHHWKVEDRRCGLSFQSPADARAFDRGVRKAIEDLAEGSTTSSTALQNEGELGDDDVFTNATDSSSNSSSQKLESCLPPLESSPLPQRHRCMLGYHHNLHDSYRLSDHYLLDQPLSRIPHVTFQEDEEIVRINPRERSWERVGDRVSERLHARPSERSWLTGYEDYRHATMRDKFIQMDDTESYVHFAKTEAHKHDYTYPLAPVLSPSDSDPALGPFAVKGHHGGSYRQGFSVVSSQPRSFLPSSSLSTNGGKGHKEEGPERAHCEHCGEAFSVAENRRGRCQDAPDPVRGCVRRVSCMWLADTMLYHCMSDPEGDYSDPCSCDGGEGGRLGTRWLALLGLSLVAPCLCLYPPLNACHRAGLACGCCGGRHKALS